AAAAACGGCGATGCGATCCACATAGATAGCTTGGAGAGGGTGCTGCTTATTTTGAATGAGGTTAGCGGCATTACTCTGAAAAGTACACTAGCACCGGGAAAAGAACCGGGTACGTCGGATTTGATTATGGAAATCAGCGACGCGCCTGTCGTCAGCGGGCAATTGTATGGCGACAATTGGGGCAATCGCTTTACCGGCGAGATAAGAGGCGGTTTGAACATCAACATCAACAATTTGAGCAGGCAGGGCGATGTGCTTACCGTCGGCGGTTTGTACGGCGGCAGCGGGTTGCGTGATCTGAATTTTGATTATGCGTTGCCGGTTGGCAGTGAAGGCGGGAAAATCGGCGTAACCTATTCCAACGTGAATTATCTGTTGGGAGAAGAGTATGCCGTACTAGGGGCCAGCGGGCAGGCGAAGGCGAGAGGGATTTATGCCACGTATCCGTTGCACCGTTCGCGAAATGCCAACCTGTATCTTCGTATTGGTTTTGAGCGTAAGGAGCTACAAGATTTGGTTGGATCCTCTGCAACAGACAGCCAAAAAAAAGTTGATGCTTGGAATGTTGGTTTAAAAGGCGATTGGCGCGATGCGGCTGGTGACGGCAGTACTGCCTTTGGCTTGGCATTAACGCAAGGGCGGCTTAACATGCTTTCTGCCGATGCACGAAATAATGACGATTTAAAAACAGCCGGCAGTTACAGCAAAGCAATCATCAGTTTGCTGCGGCAAAAATATATCAATGAACGTCTCAGTTACAATTTTTCGTTTACAGGACAGCTTGCCAGCAAAAATTTGGATTCGGTTGAGAAATTGTTTCTCGGCGGTGCAACCGGCGTCAGAGCTTATCCGCAAGGCGAAGCGGGCGGCGATTCCGGCTATCTGGTGACGGGAGAACTTCGATGGAACATGCCGACGCCAAATTTCCAATTGGCTGCATTTATTGACAGCGGTCAGGTCACGCTAAACAAAGCACCGCTCAATAATGATGCCAATACGCGTGCCTTGACGGGAGGCGGCTTGGGCGTCGTCTTTAGCCGGAACAACGACTATAGCATCCGTGCGGATTATGCCTGGAAGATCAGTTCGGATAAAGCCGTGTCGGATCATGACAAAAACGGACGTTTCTGGCTGCGAGCCATCAAATATTTTTAGCGATAAGAATTTTGCGTAATAAACAGGGAGGTTTAAAGATGCAAAGAAAATGGAAACGAAAATGGCAACGTACGGTGCGAAGCATTGTTATAGCGTCATTGGCGGCAACCGTGACATTAAGCGCGTACGGCATCGGTTTTGCCAATCCGACGAATCCGAATGTTACTGCCGGTTCTGCGGATATTACGACGAATGGCGCAACGATGACAATTACGACCAGCGACAAAGTTTCGATCAACTGGAATAAATTTAATATTGCCGGCGGCGAACGCGTGAATTTTGTTCAGCCCAGTGTAAATTCGGTTGCGTTAAACAGGGTTATCGGCAATGAAGCTTCGGCGATATACGGTACGCTTAGCGCTAACGGCAAGGTGTTTCTCATCAATCCGAACGGCATTTTGTTTGCGCCGGGCTCATCGGTCAATGTCGGTGGATTGGTGGCTTCAACGCTCAATCTTTCTGACAGCGATTTTTTGAGCGGCCAATACAAATTTAGCGGCAACGGAGCTTCCGTCATTAACCAGGGAACGATCAACGCCGCCAGCGGCGGCTATGTGGCTCTGCTTGGCGCGCAGGCAAAAAATCAGGGCGTCATCCTTGCCAACCAGGGCAGCGTCGTACTGGCGGGCGGCAAGGCGGTCACGTTGGATTTGGCGAATGACGGATTCTTGCATTTGGCAGTCGACCAGGCTGCCTTGTCCGCCAGCGTCAGTAACGGCGGACTGATTCAGGCTGACGGCGGCAAAGTACTGCTCAGCGCCAGAACGGCCGATGCGTTGGCTTCGACGGTAGTCAACAACAGCGGTATTATTAGAGGCCGCAGTATCATGAACAAAAATGGCCTGATTGTCCTGGACGGCGGCAGCGGCGGAGCTATGAATTCCGGCACGCTGGATGCAAGCGGCAAAGACGCCGGGCAAAGCGGCGGCGAGGTAAAAGTGCTGGGCAACAAGGTTCTGCTGGCCGCAGGCTCGGAAATTAATGTTTCCGGCGATCTGGGCGGCGGAACGGCGCTTGTCGGCGGAAACTACCAGGGCAGTGGTACGGAGCAAAGAGCGATCGAAACCACGGTGGAAAAAGGCGCGGCGATCCATGCGGATGCGGTTAGCAACGGCAACGGCGGCAAAGTGGTGGTCTGGTCTGATGGCAAGACTACGTTCGATGGGAAAATCAGTGCCAGAGGCGGTGCCGAGAACGGCAGCGGCGGCAGCGTCGAAACGTCAGGGCATGATACGCTCAACGTTGGAGACAGCGCGCGCGTTGACACCAGCGCGGCACGCGGCAAAACAGGAACCTGGTTGCTCGACCCCAAAGACTTCACTATTGCAGCGGCCGGCGGCAACATGACGGGAGCGGCTCTTTCTGCCAATCTTCTTACGACCGATATGGTGATTCAAAGCGGCAACGGCACGACAAAGGCCGGAGGGACGGACTCTGTTTACGTAAACGATGCGGTCACTTGGAACAGCGCCCATTCGCTGACGTTTCAAGCGCTGAAAAATATTTACGTCAATGCAGCCATCGCCAATAACGGTACGGGAAATCTGACGTTTACGCCTGGGGCCAGCGGAAATTTGTTGGTGGGGAAAAGCGGTTCCGTCCATTTTGGCGGCAGCGGAAATCTATATATCGCCGGAAATCAGTACACGCTGATTAATAACCTGGCCGACTGGAACGGCATGGCGATGAGCGGTTACTTCGCACTCAACAATGACATTAGCGGCGTGACGGGAGCTATAGGAGGTTCAGGAGCGTCGTTTACCGGTACGGTCGACGGTCTGGGCCATAAGGTTGACATTGGAATAGTTTCCGGGTAC
The DNA window shown above is from Azotosporobacter soli and carries:
- a CDS encoding ShlB/FhaC/HecB family hemolysin secretion/activation protein; amino-acid sequence: MHQYRSNKKTGIMMTLFLCACLACPALAAAAPNAGEISNTLKDSQVKPAEKKSGGINVESLPEMQPDLSGPKIKVNRIRISGQTIYSEAQLEGITSSVVGQEVTFGELEQAAGKIAKYFRDNGYLLANAFVTAQEIKDGQVTIQVVVGQYGDVTVRNTSRLSDHYIKAIVKPLKNGDAIHIDSLERVLLILNEVSGITLKSTLAPGKEPGTSDLIMEISDAPVVSGQLYGDNWGNRFTGEIRGGLNININNLSRQGDVLTVGGLYGGSGLRDLNFDYALPVGSEGGKIGVTYSNVNYLLGEEYAVLGASGQAKARGIYATYPLHRSRNANLYLRIGFERKELQDLVGSSATDSQKKVDAWNVGLKGDWRDAAGDGSTAFGLALTQGRLNMLSADARNNDDLKTAGSYSKAIISLLRQKYINERLSYNFSFTGQLASKNLDSVEKLFLGGATGVRAYPQGEAGGDSGYLVTGELRWNMPTPNFQLAAFIDSGQVTLNKAPLNNDANTRALTGGGLGVVFSRNNDYSIRADYAWKISSDKAVSDHDKNGRFWLRAIKYF